One Brachyspira pilosicoli P43/6/78 genomic window carries:
- a CDS encoding aminotransferase class V-fold PLP-dependent enzyme, which produces MSKYYYFDNSTTSFPKPKEVAEDMSNFLLNIGGTYGRVNTKRGKYTTEKIEECRELLANKFIGTKNDSNIVFTSGATRAVNDILIGLDLHDTKVLISSLEHNAVLRPIYHLHKNKNVEYQLIPSKDGGKIDIEALSEIVKKDKISLAIVNMESNISGVIQPIKEIKETVKDIPLLVDATQYIGVGDIFADDWNIDYLVFTGHKGLLGPTGTGGFYVKEPNKLKASYFGGGYGDGFETPYSVPEIYEAGTPNTVGIIGLLAALKNRPSWNITINDMIDTIKKIESSNKYKVIWSREPSSQGFLFSIESDLNMAEIAHRLYDDYNIECRYGFHCAILAHNFYKNNNGAIRFSFSPYTTKEDLEYLADVLINKL; this is translated from the coding sequence ATGAGCAAATATTATTATTTCGATAACTCAACAACGAGTTTTCCTAAACCTAAAGAAGTTGCTGAAGATATGAGTAATTTTTTACTTAATATCGGAGGCACTTATGGAAGGGTAAATACCAAAAGAGGAAAATACACCACTGAAAAAATAGAAGAATGCAGAGAACTTTTAGCGAATAAGTTTATAGGTACAAAAAATGATTCTAATATTGTATTTACTTCTGGGGCAACAAGGGCTGTTAATGATATATTAATAGGTTTAGATTTGCATGATACAAAAGTTTTAATTTCTTCATTAGAGCATAATGCAGTACTTAGACCTATTTATCATTTGCATAAAAATAAAAATGTTGAATATCAATTAATTCCTTCAAAAGACGGAGGAAAAATTGATATAGAAGCTTTATCTGAAATAGTAAAAAAAGATAAAATATCACTTGCTATAGTTAATATGGAAAGCAATATTAGCGGAGTTATACAGCCAATAAAAGAGATAAAAGAAACTGTTAAAGACATTCCCCTACTCGTTGATGCTACTCAGTATATAGGTGTTGGTGATATATTTGCTGATGATTGGAATATAGATTATTTAGTGTTTACAGGTCATAAAGGTTTACTCGGTCCTACTGGTACAGGCGGTTTTTATGTGAAAGAGCCTAATAAACTTAAAGCTTCATATTTTGGCGGAGGCTATGGTGACGGTTTTGAAACGCCTTACAGTGTGCCGGAAATATATGAGGCAGGCACTCCTAATACTGTTGGTATTATAGGGCTTTTAGCAGCATTAAAAAACAGACCGTCATGGAACATAACAATAAATGATATGATAGACACTATAAAAAAAATAGAAAGCTCAAATAAATATAAAGTAATTTGGTCTAGAGAGCCTTCTTCACAGGGTTTTTTGTTTTCTATAGAGAGTGATTTAAATATGGCAGAAATTGCTCATAGGTTATATGATGATTATAATATAGAATGCAGATATGGTTTTCATTGTGCAATTTTAGCTCATAATTTTTACAAGAATAATAATGGTGCTATAAGATTTTCTTTTTCACCATATACTACAAAAGAAGATTTAGAATATTTAGCTGATGTACTTATAAACAAATTATAG
- the glmM gene encoding phosphoglucosamine mutase — MPTLKTSISGIRGIIGDGLDISTIVDYTSAFASLFPKKAKILVARDTRITGESILNAVVATLMASGINVIDIGITPTPTALYMVEKLKIHGGIMISASHNPIEWNALKLIGKGGHFLDEKAVNELMKLYDKKAKRFVKALETGTYQKIDNAIEEHIKRILRFINVEKIKKANFKVACDYVNGTGLFATPPLLKALGVKEVSINKEHTGKFAHVAEPSATSMKSLSELVKKNKVNIGFTQDPDADRLALVLDDGTIISEEYTLALCAKYLWLSGKGNAAVNLSTSRMIDDLAKEKGYSVDRTKIGEINVSSHIVKNKLYFGGEGNGGIIVPAVTPGRDSLLGIALILELMATTGKTIKELVNEIPKYEIVKEKLEVSKIDENNFLKQIKEKYNKAKITTIDGIKIDLEDSWLHVRSSNTEPIVRIIAEAKTKKEAKELISIAINMIKDNNKPKKTK, encoded by the coding sequence ATGCCAACTTTAAAAACAAGTATATCAGGAATTAGAGGAATTATTGGAGATGGTTTAGATATAAGTACTATAGTAGATTATACTTCTGCATTTGCATCTCTTTTTCCAAAGAAAGCAAAAATCTTAGTAGCAAGAGATACAAGAATAACAGGAGAATCTATATTAAATGCTGTTGTAGCTACATTAATGGCATCTGGAATAAATGTAATAGATATAGGAATAACACCAACACCAACTGCGTTATATATGGTAGAAAAATTAAAAATACATGGCGGAATCATGATATCTGCAAGTCATAATCCTATAGAATGGAATGCATTAAAGCTTATAGGTAAAGGCGGACATTTTTTAGATGAGAAGGCTGTTAATGAACTTATGAAGCTTTATGATAAAAAGGCTAAAAGATTTGTTAAGGCATTAGAGACTGGAACTTATCAAAAAATAGATAATGCCATAGAAGAACATATAAAACGTATTTTAAGATTTATAAATGTTGAAAAGATTAAAAAAGCAAATTTTAAAGTTGCTTGTGATTATGTTAATGGAACAGGATTATTTGCTACTCCTCCATTACTTAAAGCATTAGGAGTTAAAGAAGTTTCTATAAATAAAGAACATACTGGTAAATTTGCTCATGTTGCTGAGCCTTCTGCTACAAGCATGAAAAGTTTATCTGAGTTAGTAAAGAAAAACAAAGTAAATATAGGATTCACTCAAGACCCTGATGCTGACAGACTTGCTTTAGTATTAGATGACGGTACTATAATAAGCGAAGAGTATACTTTAGCTTTATGTGCTAAATATTTATGGTTGTCTGGAAAAGGAAATGCTGCTGTGAATTTATCTACTTCTAGAATGATAGATGATTTAGCTAAAGAGAAAGGGTATTCAGTTGACCGCACAAAAATTGGTGAGATAAATGTTTCTTCTCATATTGTGAAAAATAAATTATATTTTGGAGGCGAAGGAAACGGAGGTATAATAGTGCCTGCTGTAACTCCTGGAAGAGATTCGCTTTTAGGTATTGCTTTAATATTAGAATTAATGGCTACTACTGGAAAAACTATAAAAGAATTAGTTAATGAAATACCAAAATATGAAATAGTAAAAGAGAAATTAGAAGTTTCAAAAATTGATGAGAATAATTTCTTAAAGCAAATAAAAGAAAAATACAACAAAGCTAAAATTACAACTATAGACGGAATAAAAATAGATTTAGAAGACTCTTGGCTTCATGTTCGTTCATCAAACACTGAACCTATAGTTCGTATTATTGCTGAGGCAAAAACTAAAAAAGAAGCTAAGGAGTTAATTTCTATAGCTATTAATATGATAAAGGATAATAATAAACCTAAAAAAACTAAATAA
- a CDS encoding CAP domain-containing protein, protein MIIWLKINFFSNTDLEGLDSKGRQLKLYPEMVGNITESFTKLDVIPLTDKNAAASIVKNLMNTPDYKKVILSKDFNAMGVGASKRGVGVYTTVTLANIIAESVNFKSEVKYGDDITVQYRILNKAPFTDFKIAVEMADPKAQILGDDGKTYIGKVIYDVTDAGNTVISKTFKAEYGKGEYKVSLLYKGEHFSSNTRVITVK, encoded by the coding sequence GTGATAATATGGCTAAAAATAAATTTCTTTAGTAATACAGATTTAGAAGGTCTTGACTCTAAAGGAAGACAATTAAAATTATATCCTGAAATGGTTGGAAATATTACAGAAAGTTTCACAAAGTTAGATGTTATACCTCTAACTGATAAAAATGCTGCTGCTAGTATTGTTAAAAATTTAATGAATACACCAGACTACAAAAAAGTAATATTATCAAAAGATTTTAATGCTATGGGAGTTGGAGCTTCAAAAAGAGGTGTTGGAGTATATACTACTGTAACTTTAGCGAATATTATAGCTGAGTCTGTTAATTTTAAGTCTGAAGTAAAATATGGTGATGATATTACTGTACAATATAGAATATTAAATAAAGCACCATTTACAGATTTTAAGATAGCTGTTGAAATGGCTGACCCTAAGGCTCAAATACTCGGAGATGATGGTAAAACTTATATAGGCAAAGTGATATATGATGTTACAGATGCAGGAAACACTGTTATAAGCAAAACATTTAAAGCAGAATATGGTAAAGGAGAATACAAAGTTTCATTACTTTATAAGGGTGAGCATTTCTCAAGCAATACAAGAGTTATAACAGTTAAATAA
- a CDS encoding cation:proton antiporter domain-containing protein, which yields MLLSLALIFLCGMILGKIFSLLKLPSLLGLIITGIVLGPYCLNLLDNSILSISADLRELALIIILTRAGLNLDIEDLKKVGRPAILMCFVPASFEIIGMILIAPKLFDISLLDAALMGAVVAAVSPAVLVPKMLKLIDEKYGTNKSIPQLLMAGASVDDIFVIVLFTSFTSLVKGGNISYLDFVKIPTSIIFGLLLGIIIGFILSKFFTKFHIRDSAKVVIILSISFILVSIETSISNLFGGVIGISGLLAVMSIGAYLKKSKEELSKRLSLKYSKLWVAAEIILFVLVGAAVNINYAFNAGVLGIVLIFAVLIFRMLGVLVSLIKTKLNKKERIFSMIAYCPKATVQAAIGSIPLSLGLASGEIILVIAVLAILITAPLGAFAIEVSYKKLLEHE from the coding sequence ATGCTTCTCAGTTTGGCATTAATATTTTTATGCGGAATGATACTTGGAAAAATATTCTCACTCTTAAAACTCCCATCACTTTTAGGACTAATTATAACAGGTATAGTATTAGGACCATATTGTTTAAATTTATTAGATAACTCTATACTTTCAATATCAGCAGATTTAAGAGAATTGGCACTTATTATAATACTTACTCGTGCTGGGCTTAATCTTGATATAGAAGACTTAAAGAAAGTAGGGCGTCCTGCAATATTAATGTGCTTTGTGCCTGCAAGTTTTGAAATAATAGGAATGATTTTAATAGCTCCGAAACTTTTTGATATTAGTTTATTAGATGCTGCTTTAATGGGGGCTGTTGTAGCTGCTGTATCTCCTGCTGTGCTTGTGCCGAAAATGCTTAAACTTATAGATGAAAAATACGGTACCAACAAAAGTATACCTCAACTACTTATGGCTGGTGCTTCTGTTGATGATATATTTGTAATAGTGCTATTTACATCTTTTACTTCGCTTGTTAAGGGAGGAAATATATCTTACCTTGACTTTGTCAAAATACCTACTTCAATTATATTTGGACTTTTATTAGGTATTATTATAGGTTTTATATTATCAAAGTTCTTTACTAAATTCCATATAAGAGACAGTGCTAAAGTAGTAATAATATTAAGCATATCTTTTATACTTGTAAGTATAGAGACTTCAATATCTAATTTATTTGGAGGAGTTATAGGAATATCTGGACTTTTAGCAGTTATGAGTATAGGAGCATATCTTAAAAAATCAAAAGAAGAATTATCAAAAAGGCTTTCATTAAAATACTCAAAACTTTGGGTAGCTGCTGAAATTATTCTTTTTGTGTTAGTGGGTGCTGCGGTAAATATTAATTATGCTTTTAATGCTGGAGTTTTAGGAATTGTATTAATATTTGCTGTTTTAATATTTAGAATGTTAGGTGTTCTTGTATCATTAATAAAAACCAAACTCAATAAAAAAGAAAGAATATTTTCTATGATAGCATATTGCCCTAAAGCAACAGTTCAGGCTGCAATAGGTTCTATTCCTTTATCGTTGGGTTTGGCATCAGGAGAGATTATACTTGTAATAGCAGTACTTGCCATATTAATAACAGCACCGCTTGGAGCTTTTGCAATAGAAGTTTCTTACAAAAAGTTATTAGAACATGAATAA
- the yedF gene encoding sulfurtransferase-like selenium metabolism protein YedF: protein MKTVDARGVPCPKPLILTKTALMNASLNEEIEVLIDDEVAFHNITDFLNNNKITYSNNGMNFKITKNKELSQNDSAKEKSSGPVIAVVDKKAMGQGNDELGELLLKAFLGALKDANPKPEALYCYNGGVYLGIDEPYKSLLQELRDAGIKIFFCGTCVKFYELEGIKVEEQTNMLGIIEAMANASAVIRA from the coding sequence ATGAAAACAGTAGATGCAAGAGGCGTTCCTTGCCCAAAACCTTTAATATTAACTAAAACAGCTTTAATGAATGCTAGTCTCAACGAAGAGATTGAGGTGCTCATTGATGATGAGGTGGCATTCCATAATATAACTGATTTTCTTAATAATAATAAAATAACATATTCTAATAATGGAATGAATTTCAAAATAACAAAAAACAAAGAATTATCACAAAATGACTCTGCTAAAGAAAAATCATCAGGTCCTGTAATTGCTGTAGTAGATAAAAAAGCTATGGGACAGGGAAACGATGAACTTGGAGAATTATTATTAAAAGCATTTTTAGGAGCTTTAAAAGATGCTAATCCAAAACCTGAGGCTTTATATTGTTATAATGGCGGAGTTTATTTAGGAATTGATGAGCCTTATAAAAGTTTGTTGCAAGAGCTTAGAGATGCTGGAATAAAAATATTTTTCTGCGGAACTTGCGTTAAGTTTTATGAATTGGAAGGAATAAAAGTAGAAGAGCAAACTAATATGCTTGGTATAATAGAGGCTATGGCTAATGCTTCTGCTGTAATAAGAGCATAA
- a CDS encoding ExbD/TolR family protein, with translation MKFRHRFTIKKGIDLTPMMDIVFNLLIFFMIGATIMQTPQIEISLPKSTSAVGKEKNETIIITISKEGSIYVNEEAVNDIDGYLNNLAKVEGELAKPVEIRSDEDVRTQVLISVIDSVKNAGFTKLGIATDTKNNN, from the coding sequence ATGAAGTTTAGACATAGGTTTACAATAAAAAAAGGTATAGATTTAACTCCTATGATGGATATAGTATTTAATTTACTAATATTTTTTATGATAGGCGCTACAATCATGCAAACTCCTCAAATAGAAATTAGTTTACCTAAGTCTACTTCAGCTGTAGGAAAAGAAAAAAATGAAACTATAATAATAACTATATCTAAAGAAGGCAGTATATACGTTAATGAAGAGGCGGTAAATGATATAGATGGATATCTTAATAATTTAGCTAAAGTTGAAGGAGAATTAGCTAAGCCTGTTGAGATAAGGTCTGACGAAGATGTTAGAACTCAAGTTTTAATATCTGTAATAGATAGTGTAAAAAATGCTGGTTTTACAAAACTAGGTATAGCAACAGATACTAAAAATAATAATTAA
- a CDS encoding putative Se/S carrier-like protein, which produces MTKSFCYLKTPRDLIKAEKILSDAGIEVIVRPAPEPIFGVCNMAIDIKDNDKVYIVSLLEAAGLVVLIKESE; this is translated from the coding sequence ATGACTAAAAGTTTTTGTTATTTAAAAACACCAAGAGATTTAATAAAGGCAGAGAAAATATTATCAGATGCTGGTATTGAAGTAATTGTACGTCCTGCTCCAGAGCCAATATTTGGTGTTTGCAATATGGCTATAGATATAAAAGATAATGACAAAGTATATATAGTCTCTTTACTTGAGGCGGCTGGTTTAGTGGTATTAATAAAAGAAAGTGAATAA
- a CDS encoding CAP domain-containing protein, whose protein sequence is MKKISLVMIFILISAFALHADVIEDEVFRLINLERSKVSLPPLPNNQRLHSLALYHSDNMAKNKFL, encoded by the coding sequence ATGAAAAAAATTAGTTTAGTAATGATTTTTATATTAATATCAGCTTTTGCATTACATGCAGATGTTATTGAAGATGAAGTATTTAGATTAATTAATTTAGAGAGAAGCAAGGTATCACTTCCTCCTCTTCCAAATAATCAGAGATTACATTCTTTAGCACTTTATCATAGTGATAATATGGCTAAAAATAAATTTCTTTAG